In Streptomyces alboniger, the following are encoded in one genomic region:
- the cseC gene encoding two-component system sensor histidine kinase CseC — MNGGRNGGPGVVGRARQVLRSGLRTGVRWKISAAIALVGALVAVVLSLVVHNAARVSMLDNARDVQDERIQFALRLYSASQRQTLQFGTKVDDPALPEELRETVLKGRRATYVEDKPDGVPDIWAAVPLADGHVLSLHSRFTDRSATVMKDLDQALVIGSIAVVFGGCALGVLIGGQLSRRLRKAATAASEVAQGQTDVSVRAAIGGVVKDETDDLASAVDAMADALKQRLEAERRVTADIAHELRTPVTGLLTAAELLPPSRPSELVKDRAQAMRTLVEDVLEVARLDSAAERAELQDITLGEFVTRRMAALTADVTVTVVHESEVTTDPRRLERILGNLVANAAKHGKPPIEVSVEGRVVRVRDHGPGFPEALLDEGPSRFRTGSTDRAGHGHGLGLTIAAGQARVLGARLTFRNVRPAGVAPGEPSEGAVAVLWLPEHAPTSTGSFPILQLPDNL; from the coding sequence AGATCAGCGCGGCGATCGCGCTGGTCGGCGCGCTGGTCGCGGTGGTGCTGAGCCTGGTCGTGCACAACGCCGCGCGGGTCTCGATGCTCGACAACGCGCGCGATGTGCAGGACGAGCGCATCCAGTTCGCCCTTCGGCTCTACTCCGCCTCCCAGCGGCAGACCCTCCAGTTCGGTACGAAGGTCGACGACCCGGCGCTCCCGGAGGAGCTGCGGGAGACGGTCCTCAAGGGCCGCCGCGCGACCTATGTGGAGGACAAGCCCGACGGGGTGCCGGACATCTGGGCGGCCGTGCCGCTCGCCGACGGGCACGTCCTTTCGCTGCACTCCCGTTTCACCGACCGCAGCGCCACCGTCATGAAGGACCTCGACCAGGCCCTGGTCATCGGCTCGATCGCGGTCGTCTTCGGCGGCTGCGCGCTCGGCGTGCTGATCGGCGGGCAGCTGTCGCGTCGGCTGCGCAAGGCGGCGACGGCGGCGAGCGAGGTCGCCCAGGGGCAGACGGACGTCAGTGTCCGTGCCGCCATCGGCGGTGTCGTGAAGGACGAGACCGACGATCTGGCGAGCGCCGTGGACGCCATGGCCGACGCGCTCAAGCAGCGGCTCGAAGCCGAGCGGCGGGTCACCGCGGACATCGCGCACGAGCTGCGCACCCCGGTGACCGGTCTGCTCACGGCCGCCGAGCTGCTGCCGCCCAGCCGGCCGAGCGAGCTGGTCAAGGACCGCGCGCAGGCCATGCGCACGCTCGTCGAGGACGTCCTCGAAGTGGCCCGTCTCGACTCCGCGGCCGAGCGGGCCGAGTTGCAGGACATCACGCTCGGCGAGTTCGTGACCCGGCGGATGGCGGCCCTGACCGCGGACGTGACGGTGACGGTGGTGCACGAGTCGGAGGTCACCACCGACCCGCGCCGCCTGGAGCGCATCCTCGGCAACCTCGTCGCCAACGCGGCCAAGCACGGCAAGCCGCCGATCGAGGTCAGCGTCGAGGGCCGCGTGGTGCGGGTGCGCGACCACGGGCCCGGCTTCCCCGAGGCGCTCCTGGACGAGGGGCCGAGCCGCTTCCGCACCGGCAGCACGGACCGGGCGGGGCACGGCCACGGCCTGGGCCTGACGATCGCCGCGGGCCAGGCGCGGGTGCTCGGCGCGCGGCTCACCTTCCGCAACGTACGCCCGGCGGGGGTGGCGCCCGGTGAGCCCTCCGAGGGGGCGGTCGCCGTGCTGTGGCTGCCGGAACACGCGCCCACGAGCACGGGGAGCTTCCCGATCCTTCAGCTGCCGGACAACCTCTGA